The nucleotide window ttgatgggtacttttgtcagcGTTCGCAAAatttatgggtacaaatggcAGTTTTTCCTTAATCCAACCACATTAACttgtaattaaaatagtttttatgtAAGTGTACTGATGTTGTAGTTCAGAATGAATATGAACTGGAAGATAGCGGAGATaacgaagaagagaagaaaacagcagagagattgaagaagagaagacaataatttagggattagggttttataattgaaaattgattaatttagatattattaAACAATTTCAGGTACcaatttgaatcaaattcaaGTTTGGTACACATCAGCATACAGCTGGAATGCCATATCATCAATGTTTAGATAGCACTTCTGTAAGGACTAATGGAGATACACTTTTTTGAATTTCAGGGATTTAATTGGTCATTTTAAAGTGTCGAGAACTAAATTGAATAGCGATTTGAAATTTAGGGACATTTTGGGCATTTACTCTTTTAGTTATTGTGCATAATCTTTCTTGGGCGGCAACATTTACGTTCATCTGTGCTCACTCGTAATCAATCCAAGAAGCACTTGCTGATCCATCTTGGGTGTTAGTTATTAaggaggaatgaaagtagcttGAAAAGAATCAAGTCTGAACCCTTGTGCCTCGTTCAAATGGGAGGAAAGTCACgggtacaaaataaattttcaaaaataaattgggTGAAGACGGAACTATTGTCCGAAATAAAGTAAGATTAGTTGCTCAAGGCCATGATCAAGAGGAAtgtattgattttgatgaatcatTCGCTCCCATAGCTCAAATGGAAAGCATCAGATTGCTCTTAGCCTATGCAACTCATTGTGTCTTCAAGTTATTCCAAATGGATGTAAAGTGTACTTTTCTAAATGGAATAATAGATAGAGAGGTTTATGTGACTCAACCTCCtggatttgaaaacaaaaaattttcaaatcatgtttttaaactaGCTAAAACCTTGTATAGTTTGAAACAAGCTCCTAGAACTTGGTATGAGAGGCTTAGCtcatttttgttgaaaaataattttcaaagacAAGCTACTAACACCactctatttattaaaaactcTAATGATCATTTTATTCTTGtgcaaatatatgttgatgatatcATTTTTGGTTCTGCTAATGAGACTTTGTGTGCAGAGTTTGCTAAGTTtatgacaagtgaatttgataTGAGCATGATGGGAGAGCTCACTTCCTTTCTAGGATTACAAATTAAGCAAACTGAAGAGGGTATTTtgttcatcaagaaaaatatgcCAAGAAACTTGTCAAAAAATTTCAGCTGGAATGTGCTAAACCAATGAGAACTCCCATGCATCCCAACATCAAGCTAGTCAAGGATGAACATGCTAGAGATGTAGATGAAACAAGATACAGAGGAATGATTGGTTTCTTAATGTATCTTACTTCTTCAAGTCCTAATGTTATTCAAAGTGTTGGTGTGTGCTCAAGATTCCAATCAAAGTCCAAGAAATTTCATCTCTCAGCTGTAAAAAGAATTATTCGATATGTGCTTGGTACCACTAATTATGGCTTATGGTATCCTAAAACTGATTTCTTTCAATTAGTGGGTTATTatgatgcagattttgctggtAATAGGGTTGATAGAAGAAGTACCAATGGCAGTTGTTGCTTTCTTAAAAAATCACTCAATGTTTGGTCAAGCAAGAAGCAAGTAACAGTAGCATTGTCCATTGCCGAAACTGAGTACATTGCAGCATCTTCTTGTTGCTATCAATTATTGTGGTTGAAAACACAATTGGCTGATTACAAACTGAATACATCTAatacttctttattttatgacaATATGAGTGCCATAACTATTTCAAAAATTCCTGTTTTacactcaagaacaaagcacattgaaattAGATTTCATTCCataagagaacatgtgcaaaataaaaatttagatacTCAGTTTGTTAAATCATAAGATCAACTTGATATTTTCACTAAACCGCTAATTGAAGAGAGGTTCTGCAAGTTGCGAACTTCATTGGACATCATTGAttcatctaatatttttttatttttctcatattcTGATTTAACGTTTTATCTCATAGGTCGAGATGAGATTATTCTGGACAGATGACGAGTGGACTTCATTTATTAGATTGTCACAACCTAGAATTGTTGGAGGCTTTTCAGATTTGGTGGGCCTAGGGTGTTTGCTTGCACACTCTCAGATTGGCCACTTGTGTCCGAAAGTATTGGGCCTACTTTGGACTTggaatttaaaataattgtttttaattttaacttggtcttaatttttttttcaacaattaACTTTTTCATCTTCTGAAAATTTGGTTCAATTGGTTACAGCtatgaaatttaattattttcaaaattttttcaaatactTTCAAGTTGAGACCTTTACACTTCTTTGGGTCTATATCATGCACCGTTTCACACACACCACTTTCCACTTCTTCACCCCACTCTTCATATTTTGTAGCTTACCAATGATCTATAAGAATGGCTCGTAAGAAGAGAGCTGTCCGCAGAAGCTATCATAACGGTGTTCATACTTTTCGTTTAAATCCCTTTACCCTCATCTCCTGAAACTCTCATtcatctccttctccttctccaacCAACTTTTCTCCTCCATCTCCTCCTCTTACCACTATCCCTGAAGAAATAGCTCGCACCAAAACCATCGCTCACCGTCTAGGAGTGGCTCCAACGCCAACTCCGTCTCAGCCAAATTCCTCTTAGCCAAGTTCCTCTCGAGGGAAGTGACCCATTAGCGAAGAAGAAGCTAAGCTCCCTCAGTCTTCTACTCACCCTAGTCGCAGTATGGTCATTGATTTTCTACTTCGCCCAGTTTCTAAACCTAAACTTTCAAATCACATTGCCTATAAATTTTTCTATACTGATTTTCCAAAAATTTCCTATGATTCCCGTTGCTACAATTTGTTCATGAACCATATGTTTTTATGCAAAGATATCATTCAACGCCCTATCTGCCCTCCTAAGCTTGTCAACCTATAGAGTTTTTGCAAGAAAGGTCTGAACTTTATGCCTCTATTTGCATTTTAAGGATGGATCCCATCCTTTCTATTCGTGAAAAAGTCTACCCAGATCTTGTGAGACAGTTCTTCAGTAACATGTCCTACAAAGAAGAGAGGATTGCTTCTCTTGTCAAGGGCTGCATTATTATTCTAGACAAATACTATCTCAGTAAAGCCCTAGATTACCAAGAAAAATGAATCAATGTGTTCACATCTGGTAAGTGGGATGAGTCTTTGAATGTGTTTTACTTTGAAGCCCTAGAGACTGTCTGTGTCAACATTCCTCTCCTTGAAGGTACCACTTCTACTCATAAGTCTCTTGGTCCAGTTCGTGCCACTTTGCACAGGATTGTGAATCACACTATTTTGCCTCAAAGTGGCACTTTTCAATGAGTCTCATTCTGTGATACACTAGTTATGTTTGCTCTCCTTTccaaaatttctattttatttgctTATTTATTGTTGAGACATATGCATGCATGTGTTAGTTCGAAAAATGCTTTGCCTTATGCTATGCTGCTCACAAAAAATTTTCAGTATTATAGTGTTGATTTTATGGCTAAAATTTCTAGAGAGTTTAACTCTTACATTAAAGGGGGTGGTGCAGTAAAAAGAACAGCGACCAAGCGTAAAAGCACTAATGAGGATACTGAAGCTTCATCTCAAGGTCATAATCCATTGATTCCTAAGTCTAACTCAACCAAAATCTGAATCATGATTGGTATCATGAAGGATGTGCTCCAAAAATTCGTGAATCTGACGGATCTTCTCATCAACTTTGGGGCCGAAAGAAAGAGAGCTGAAGGCATGGAGAAAACTGCATTCAAGAAGACTGAAGGCTGCATTCGCATTCTCAGAAATTATGTTGAGGAAATTGAAGTTGGGTGAACCATAACTGACaatgaggatgaggatgaaggCTCCGATGACTCCAATTCTAATGCCTGACTTATCTCATCTCTGATTTGGACATTTTCAAACAAtctctatttttgttttgaaaatttttagtttattttgtttatcttgGATGACTATAGACACTTTAACATTTTGCATTGACTGCTACTTCAGACTATCTGTGTTAAGCCACTAACAAATTTTGTTGCAGGATCTTTCATTTTcctccttgatgacaaaaggaaaagaaaagaaaagaaaagttagatTTGGCTTAGGATATAAACTGCCTTATGTGTTAATGCTTAACTTTAGACACTGTGATACATTGCTTTGTAGTTAAtgcttaattttatttgttatatgTTATTATTGCTGTGATACATTGctttagtatttgtttttgGCTGTTTTAAGTTATCTCGATTTCAAAAACAAGCCTTGATTAAGGGGGATGCTAACATTAAAGGGGAGCACTACACAATTCGGTTGATCATCAAAGGGAAGTGTTCTCAACTTATTTAAATTAACTTTTCAATCTATTTATCCTTTTaatcatgtttgtcatcaagggagagattgttgagttaagttTGATTTTGGGTTTTATATAAATGATGATAAACATTCTTTGGGTTAAAAGTCCAAGTTTATTTAACGTGTGTGCTAAGTGATACAGACCTATTTATTCACTTATCAACCCAAGTTCATGTTGCTCCAGCAACTTAAAATGTCACAACTCCAAAATTTCAGCCCATTACATTTTAATGAGTAACAAATCAGTTCCTATGAGCCAAGAGAGAGAGTTTCGAATGATCATGGTTggaacaaaagagaaaaaaaagcaagaagGACATTTGGTACTATTAAGAGACAGTTATGACTCTAGGAAAGCAACAAAGACACAAGGACAATATCATTACACAAAGGACATCAGTAAGGTAATATTCATAAAGTTGGGTAGAGTAAAACAAAAATGTAGAGAAATAAACAGCAATTAGAATGGCTCATAAATAAAAATGCTATGCATGCCAAGGAAGACATAAGATTCAAAGACAACAAAAGGTGGTGGAGCAACTCCTCAAAGAAGCAGAGTTAGTGGAGCATAATGAAAAAAGTATTGCATGTCAATAAAGACAGCTTCAATGGATAGAATCAAAAAAGGAATTGGAAGAGATAGTGTTGAACTTTGAGGGGCAAGCTTTATCCTATAAAGCTGGCCTCACAAGTCACAACATCAATTAAAgtcaaggaaaagaaagtgaTACAAGAGCATCATCTCAAAACACTTGAGTTgaaatcatttttctttaatctATACTTTTTTGTTATAGATAtctattatcatttttttgtatttgagaAAAAGGCTTATGAATGTGAGTTGAAAAAGCCATGAGAGAAGTGGTAAGAGAGATGCATGAAAAAGCTAAAGAATTGTTTCTGTGTATTTGATTTTGTTGAACTAGAATTAGTTTCCCTTACCAGATTGGGATAACACTTGGTGGGTCTGAATCTGGTTAAGTTTTGCTTCCAAGTTGGGACAGCACTTGGGTAGCTAGACTTTGGGATAGAAAGTTTAGCGAAAAATACTAGATGAATTAGGTTGTAATTCATTAGTATTGatatttgtaatttgttttattatagtgaaaattccatCATAATTGTGGTGGAGGTTTGATGTAGGTTTCATACACTTGAAAATCGAACCAGAATACATGCTaacttcattctcttcttcccttctctaTTTCTATTTGGTTTTagagacaaaacaaaaaaaatttccttCATAATTAGTTTCCACAAAAATAGAACAAAGAATGTCATTTCTGAGTTAACTTGATTCAACTTTCCTTCTTAAATTTTAACAGTTCtatcattaataataataaaagttgatatatagtaaaaataaaatggatAAAACTGTTATATCTGacagaaaaatattagaaattaatttttgtattaatttttttaaagactaaaatatctatttttaaaatatttagagactaatttaaataattattctaacaaaaaataaactgaataaaattttaaaaattaatttttttatagactaaaattttattttaaaattgttgaggATTGATTTGGATAATTACTTTTCAAATTTGAAGTTTTTAACTATCATTGTGACATTCTCCTCCTGGCCTAGGCATCATTAGGTAATCTGAATCCGGTATCCAGTATTTAACACATCCCAAAGAGAAAAGCCACCAAAATTTTCACATAATTCAGCAGAGGCGCCAACTTCACCCCTTTTTCCCGCAGGCGCCAAACCCGTCCCGCCAAGGTGACGTTCCCGCCATCACTCGCTCCCTCTCCTTCCACACTTCAtccttctttatttctttctatttaacacaaacaacaacaacaatcacacCATCCCCAATCCACACTCACTCACTCCCTCCCTCCCTCACTCCCTCCCTCACTCCTCTCTCTGTAGATCTTCGCCATTCATTCAGTAGCAAGATTAAGATGGTAGTGTCCCTTGGCCCAGGCAAGTTCTACGGCACAAGCCTCCCCCGCCCTCGCATCTACACCGACGTCAAGTTCAACGACCACCGCGTTGACCCCCCTGTCTCCGTCGCCGACCCACTCATGTCTTGGGCCAGAGAGGCCCACTGGTCCATGGGCGGTCTCTCCTTCAAGCGCCTCCACCTTCAGGGCAAAATCGAAGGCAACGTCGACAGGCTCCGCGCTCAACTCGAGTCTCTCTCTCACTCCGGGGCCCAATCCCAAAGCCCGCCACCTCACTTCAAGCCCACGCTCTCCCGCGGATCCAAGAGACCCGCTGTGGATTCTCCTCCCCCGCCTCCCGCTCCTATTGCACCCAAGCGCCGAAGGCTCACAGCGCTGATCGAAGAGGACGAAGAGAATGAAGaggggaaggaggaggatgTTAGGGTTAAGGCTAAGTCCAAGGCTAAGGATTCAAAGCGCTGCGTTGGAAGGCGGTTGGTGAAGAAACTCGGCGACGATTTTGATCGCGTGGCTTCGGAGAACGGAGGTGCTGACGTGGCTGACAATCTGGATTTAAATGCGGTTCCAAATGATGTATTGGATTCGGTGTCAGCGAGCACAAAGAGAAGTCGCCGGAGGTTGATGAAGGGTGGTGAAGCTGTGACGAACAAGGTGGTTGATGAGTCCAATAAATCATCGGATCCAAAGGAGAAAAAGAGTGGTGAAGTTGAAAAGAGATCTAATTCTTCGAATGCGGTTAGGACTTCACCGAGGTTGTCTAAGAGTAGATCCAATTAGACTCTATCTTATGTAATTAGCTACACtgttgtgttctttgttcttaatcttttagggttttagggagAAACAGGGCTagcatttttcaaatttttttcttttgttttcaatttttctttcgCCCTTTTTATTCTGGAAGCTTCTCTGATCTGCGGAAAAGTAAAGAATTTTCGATGATTCTAGCACAAAAATTTGCATCATATTTATTAAGATTCTTGACTTGTACATTTTGTTTAGAACAGTATAAAACAATCTGAAACAATGCCATGTTTTATAATAGTCTCTAGTCTATGCTATCAAACTGTAATTTATACTCAACGAATCAAATCAATACGGTGTAATTTTGGCGATGAACCCTCTCATGAAGCAGCCCCAAGGATCCATGTCTTATGATGAAAACTTGCTATACAAATTACCtccatttttttgttaacaaaggTCTTTGAAACTTGGATACTGTTGGGgcaattgtttgagtttggcCAATCTGCATGATTGCTCAATAAAGAGTGAGTGGGTTGATGAACTTTCCCATGGGACCATACCATATTCATCAGAAAACTCATTCATTCCCCCAACTAAGTATTGCCAAACCAAAGCACCTGCTCCTGACTTGTTCTTCTTAGCAGATTTGTAGATTATGTCTGTAATTCTTCTATACATCTTTTCTCTGTCTGAAAATGAAAAGTTCTTGTTGAATTCTGAATATCCATATTCGGAGAACACGACGGGTTTATTCAGTACATTGTCACCATCTTCAATGTGGGAAAGCATCCACTTGGAAACAAATTTCAGTTGGTCTTCAAATGATTGATCATGAAACCTAggcaaaaataaatacataggTAAATGAATATTGCATATTACTTGTGTATATAATCAGAATCCTGATTTTAAAAGGCATTAAAATGCAAGTTTCCAAAGAACTATTGTTGGTTGTGGCAAAATTTGAAGAAACGCTCTCATAAGTTTAGGTGAGGCTAAGAAAATCTAAAACTACACATTACAAAAACAGCATTCATGCGATGCATACCAATGGTCAGCATAGATATGGACAGAGGTGAAATCAATATTCGAGATGTTGGAGTTCCGGATGAAATCAATTCCAAGTCGGGATGCCCAATACTCGGGGTTAACAGTTGAGTCTTTCAGGTCATTAGGACCATAAAAACCTTCATGACCGATAGTCAGCAAATGGTTCTTGTCAATTGATTTGACAAAACTTGACATTTCTTCAAGCCACTCCTGCAATATGTCAATAAGTGCACACTAAGATATCAATGTATGAACTAAGAAGCAATAACATTCTTGCTACATTTTAGTTACTTGAGTTAAAACCTTCAAACAGATGCCCTGTTTTAATGCGTTTTGCAGAATCAAAACTTAAAAGAGTATCACAATTATCTAATGGCCACAAGATGGATATTGAGCAATCTATAATATCAAATTCGGCAACGAAATAGTGTGAAGTTGTCAAGTTTCTGCAGAAATTTGAACCTTTTATTCTTATTGTAGGCTCAATCATAAGTTCAAGTCGTCATTCAAACTTTTAATTAGCATATTTAAATATAAGGTATAGGACTTACTTGGAGAGTGTCACCAGAAGGATCATACATGCAACGGGGTTCATTAATCAATTCCCACCCAAAAATGGTGGGGTCATTTCGATATTCAATTTTGGTGATAGTATTTTTCCTTGTCAAAACAGTCTGCAGAAAAATTGAGACAAAAgtattaattgaaataaaaccAGCCTCATGTAAACATGCAGCTAAAACTGAAAAGTCAGCAAAACAACACTGTCATCATACAATTTAGATTTCAAAGAGAACTACAGATAATAATCATTTTTGGAAGTGCAAGAGATGCAAGCTTCATATTCATATATAAGGGGGAAAAACGAAAGCAACGAGGACAACAAATCAAGAATCAGGTCCTTGAAGAAGGATTAAAGCAATCATGCATCAACATAGGTAAAACGAATTCCCATGCAGTTAGGGGCAATAGATAAGCAATCATGCATCAGCATAGGTAAAAGTAGTGGCAATACAGTAATCTTGCAATTACCTACTTAACACTATATGTTAAAACTTACATAAACTTAACTAAGCATCGTGAGTGTTAGCATGGTGTAGAAAAGTGTACACCGTTCATCTATGTTTGAAATTTAGCATAGATAAGGAAACAGAAAACAGAGAGTATTCACAGAATAGAAAGACAGGCTTATCATACCTTGACATAATTCTTGAAGTAACTACGGATTGACGgatcgaagaagaaagaatCGTTAGATGAGCTTAGCCCTACCCCTTCTTCCCATGCCCATTTTACATACTGAGTCTTCCCACCATAAGCTTGCAAGTTATTCACCAAGCTAAGAAGCAGCCTAATTCCATTTTGCCTCGCTTCTGCTATGACATAATCCAAGGCCTGCAAAGCACCAATCCTCAACACAGTTTCCATTCATTGCAAATCATGCTAAACCTTAAACAAGTTGCAGCATAGGCAAAACGAATTGAGCCTAAAATAGattaacaaacaaaacaaaacaaaaggacaagaataaaaaaattcggCATCACCATTAcattcattaaataaataaacaaatagaaatacagaataaaaaataaaggggAAAAAATTGTCGGTGCCCAGCGTGAAACACGGAACAGACGGACCAAAACACAATTATGATACTGTAATCTAGGAACAATAACATCCAATATTACTGCAAAATTCCCTGAAAATCATGTGCTATAATGCAAGAAATACCTTGAATGTTTGCTCATCAAAATGGCCAGGTGAAATTTGAAGGGCATTGTAGTCACCATCATTGAACGCCCAAGTTCTACAAACTGTGAAACCCATCTTTGCACCATTTTGCAGCATTTCACGCACCTTTGGCCTATTATACACTTCCACTGATTGCCCCATTAACCAGTAAGAGTTCCAACCATTCACATATAAGGCTTTTCCATCCAACACGAACTGCGTCCCGTTCCTCTCCACAAACGACAACGGTTTTCCATCTTCCTCAAATAGAAAGCTGAACCTTAAGCTTCCGAAAGAcatataaaagaaaagcaaaaaggaTGCAAAACCCAGAATAGGGAAACACACGCCATTTCCTGAGACCATTATCTGAGGGGTGGGTTAAACCGAAGAAATTTAACGAATTGTTGGGATTCTCGAGTACCCTTTTGGCCCTTTGTTCGGAAAGGCCAAAAATTTATAGTGAATTAGTCGCACTTTATTGAAGATTGCTGAAGCTAACCCAGAATTGAATTTTGCGGTTCTTAACACCCCAATTGGTTGAAGTGTCTGGATCTCTCTCTTTCAAGATTGAGAAATAGTATGGACGGCCTTGAAAGGCATCGACTTTATTGAGTACCaacaaaatggaaaagaaaaaaagaaagaaaatctagTGACCCCAACAATAACGCATTTTGGGgaattttgagttttgacaAGTTTGTAAGTTGCAGCAACTTGGGGAATGTAAATGGTATAATGAGATGAGCAGAGGGCGATGAATGTGCATAAATTATGAGGAATTGCTTATGGTTGCAGCTTCCAATTTCAGCTCATGCATTGAAATTGAGCTGAGATAGAATCACATGGCTATGCTTTGGGGGTTTATCTATCTTCAAAACCAGTCAAAAATTGTCaagtggtgatgatgatgatgatggagagTGTGTGCGGTGAAATGTTAGTGTCGATGTGAACTGTGATAGTGTGGTTTGGTAACTGGTAATTTCTGCTGTAACTTCTTTTGGTTTCTCGCGAAATTCTATACCTTAACGATTAATTTGTTGTTAATTTAAgcttttatttgttaatttaagcttttatttaaaaatttattatttttttatggttaagattgagattcaaattcaaaatttttagataaaaataaaaaaaatatgtcatttgaattataatttatttattagttaataaattattatatatacaaaatataatttaaatcttTAATACTCATTTTATAGGATAAGTAAATTAAGTACTTGACtaatctaaattaattaattagggCTATTAGGCTATAACTTGGATGTGCTGGGAAAGGGAAATTGGAACTATGAAGTCATGAAGCGAGAATTAATTTGGCATCTGCCCCATTGTACCAGAAGAACCCTTTTTCTAAGGATTAGGAACATCATGCCACTATTCAATTTACTATCGTGCATTTGTGGGTCATCCTTTTCCTTCATTTAGTATTTGCTAATTACCAAATCTTCTGAAAGTACACTAGTGAGTCTAGTACTATCTATCTGTTATTATTGAAATTTATATTGGTtgtttagaaaataattttcaatgataaccctattaatttattttttttcaggtAAAACCATACCTTAGTTATATTACTACTTGTAGAAAAGAGGAAaagtaatgaaaaaaattaaataaaaaacaaattactatttttacttataaaacttaaaatattaataaatttatttataaataaacaaaattaattttatattaactctgtatttataaaaaatgaatatactattatttttatttatgaatgtttAAAATACTGACGACTTATCGATAAATGAAACTAAtatttggttatttttattatataaagattattttttgtaattaaaaagcTAATTCCATtaatttatgaataaatttatcTAAATTTGGATGAATAgtttacttaaataaaaaatagaggaAAATTctgttataatattaatatttaaaatgtataTCTATACAAAACCCTAAATGTTAATTAATCTTACTTTTTTCATCCATGTAAGCGAAGCAATTGACCTAAACATGGTCCTCCATGATCACCATCTTCTTGAATCTTGATT belongs to Arachis duranensis cultivar V14167 chromosome 8, aradu.V14167.gnm2.J7QH, whole genome shotgun sequence and includes:
- the LOC107462156 gene encoding uncharacterized protein LOC107462156, producing MVVSLGPGKFYGTSLPRPRIYTDVKFNDHRVDPPVSVADPLMSWAREAHWSMGGLSFKRLHLQGKIEGNVDRLRAQLESLSHSGAQSQSPPPHFKPTLSRGSKRPAVDSPPPPPAPIAPKRRRLTALIEEDEENEEGKEEDVRVKAKSKAKDSKRCVGRRLVKKLGDDFDRVASENGGADVADNLDLNAVPNDVLDSVSASTKRSRRRLMKGGEAVTNKVVDESNKSSDPKEKKSGEVEKRSNSSNAVRTSPRLSKSRSN
- the LOC107462155 gene encoding mannan endo-1,4-beta-mannosidase 2; the protein is MVSGNGVCFPILGFASFLLFFYMSFGSLRFSFLFEEDGKPLSFVERNGTQFVLDGKALYVNGWNSYWLMGQSVEVYNRPKVREMLQNGAKMGFTVCRTWAFNDGDYNALQISPGHFDEQTFKALDYVIAEARQNGIRLLLSLVNNLQAYGGKTQYVKWAWEEGVGLSSSNDSFFFDPSIRSYFKNYVKTVLTRKNTITKIEYRNDPTIFGWELINEPRCMYDPSGDTLQEWLEEMSSFVKSIDKNHLLTIGHEGFYGPNDLKDSTVNPEYWASRLGIDFIRNSNISNIDFTSVHIYADHWFHDQSFEDQLKFVSKWMLSHIEDGDNVLNKPVVFSEYGYSEFNKNFSFSDREKMYRRITDIIYKSAKKNKSGAGALVWQYLVGGMNEFSDEYGMVPWESSSTHSLFIEQSCRLAKLKQLPQQYPSFKDLC